The Marivivens sp. LCG002 genome contains a region encoding:
- a CDS encoding MATE family efflux transporter, translated as MSRALTHRRILAIAVPIVISNATVPLLGLVDTGVVGQLGAAEPIGAVAIGALILSSVYWICGFLRMGTTGMTSQALGAEDMGEVAALLQRGLLVGFGFGLAVIVLQWPLFIGAFALSPATPEVEAMARSYMAIRVWSAPATIALYAVTGWLIAHERSRAVLALQVWMNGLNILLDVVFVLGLGWGVEGVAIATFLAEWTGLALGLWLCRAGLRRLGLPAILDPLRIKRMISVNGDILIRTVALQSVVVTFMFWGAGFGNVELAANQVLMQFVSLVAFALDGFAFSSESLVGQAMGRKDQAGLRRAALMTSGQGAVAAVLMALAFAVFGGPIIDLLTTAPEVRAEARVFLPYMIVGTVIALPGWMLDGIFIGATRSRDMRNMMLLSFGLYLLAAFPLMSAFGNHGLWMALIFSWIMRGITLGARYPALERAAA; from the coding sequence ATGAGTAGGGCGCTGACCCACAGACGTATTCTCGCCATCGCGGTTCCGATCGTGATCTCGAACGCCACCGTTCCGCTGTTGGGATTGGTGGACACCGGCGTTGTGGGCCAGTTGGGTGCGGCCGAGCCTATCGGGGCCGTGGCCATCGGCGCTTTGATCTTGTCGAGCGTTTATTGGATTTGCGGGTTTCTGCGCATGGGCACCACAGGCATGACGAGTCAGGCCCTTGGCGCCGAGGATATGGGCGAGGTTGCCGCACTTCTTCAACGCGGGCTGCTCGTCGGTTTCGGGTTCGGGCTTGCGGTGATTGTGCTGCAATGGCCGCTGTTCATCGGCGCTTTTGCCCTCTCACCCGCCACACCCGAGGTCGAAGCCATGGCGCGCAGCTATATGGCCATTCGCGTCTGGTCCGCCCCTGCAACGATCGCGCTTTATGCGGTGACGGGCTGGCTGATCGCGCACGAAAGATCCCGCGCCGTCCTTGCGCTTCAGGTCTGGATGAACGGGCTCAATATCTTGCTCGATGTTGTGTTCGTGCTGGGGCTGGGTTGGGGCGTCGAAGGGGTGGCGATTGCGACCTTTCTTGCCGAATGGACGGGGCTTGCGCTCGGTCTTTGGCTCTGCCGTGCAGGGCTGCGCCGCTTGGGGCTTCCCGCGATCCTCGATCCGCTTCGTATCAAGCGGATGATTTCGGTGAACGGGGATATTCTGATCCGGACCGTTGCGCTCCAGTCAGTGGTCGTCACTTTCATGTTCTGGGGAGCGGGCTTCGGGAATGTGGAGCTTGCCGCCAATCAGGTGCTGATGCAATTCGTCAGCCTTGTAGCCTTTGCCTTGGACGGGTTCGCGTTTTCCTCGGAATCCCTCGTCGGGCAAGCGATGGGTCGAAAGGATCAGGCGGGCTTGCGCCGTGCGGCTTTGATGACATCGGGGCAGGGGGCGGTGGCGGCCGTTCTGATGGCGCTGGCCTTTGCGGTCTTTGGCGGCCCGATCATCGATCTTTTGACGACGGCGCCCGAGGTGCGGGCCGAGGCGCGGGTGTTCCTGCCTTATATGATCGTCGGCACCGTGATCGCGCTTCCGGGATGGATGCTGGACGGGATATTCATCGGCGCGACACGTAGCCGAGACATGCGCAACATGATGCTTTTGTCATTCGGACTATATCTCCTGGCGGCATTCCCGCTCATGAGCGCCTTTGGCAATCACGGGCTTTGGATGGCCCTTATTTTCAGCTGGATCATGCGGGGGATCACGCTCGGAGCACGCTATCCCGCACTCGAACGCGCTGCCGCCTAG
- the arsC gene encoding arsenate reductase (glutaredoxin) (This arsenate reductase requires both glutathione and glutaredoxin to convert arsenate to arsenite, after which the efflux transporter formed by ArsA and ArsB can extrude the arsenite from the cell, providing resistance.), giving the protein MAVILWHNPRCSKSRQTLALLGERGVAVETRLYLDTPPSKEELGHALELLGKTPSQIIRKGETLFKDLGLESADEATLLEAMVQNPKLIERPILFAKGKAAIGRPPEAVLDIL; this is encoded by the coding sequence GTGGCTGTAATCCTCTGGCACAATCCGCGTTGTTCCAAATCGCGCCAAACGCTTGCGCTCCTTGGGGAGCGCGGCGTTGCGGTGGAAACGCGGCTCTATCTCGACACGCCTCCGAGCAAGGAAGAGCTTGGGCACGCGCTCGAACTCTTGGGCAAGACACCCTCGCAGATCATCCGCAAGGGCGAAACCCTGTTCAAAGACCTCGGGCTAGAGAGTGCAGACGAGGCCACGCTTCTTGAGGCGATGGTCCAAAATCCCAAGCTGATCGAACGCCCCATTCTCTTTGCAAAGGGCAAAGCCGCGATCGGACGTCCCCCCGAAGCCGTTCTGGACATACTCTAG